A region of Streptomyces sp. R44 DNA encodes the following proteins:
- a CDS encoding M24 family metallopeptidase — translation MASAVTGELSAELRGFREVQRLSYECAEAVAAQLKPGVTEREAARMQREWLYERGVRDWFHRPFAWFGDRTAFVDFKIPLQFFPTNRRLEAGMPFILDMAPVYKGYTADIGYSGCLGLNPLHDKLLADLEAHRELILREVRERRTLREIYEDVDRLMVRQGYANRHRAYPFGVIAHKIDRVKERRWSPTLFGFGTQSLKGLASDAVHGHRDGWSPLWSPYKFSDHPPKPGLWAVEPHLGFRGTGAKFEEILVVTDSRDPEQSAFWLDDDLPHVRRWNEGAV, via the coding sequence ATGGCCTCAGCAGTGACAGGCGAACTCTCCGCGGAGCTGCGGGGGTTCAGGGAAGTACAGCGGCTCTCCTACGAGTGCGCGGAAGCCGTCGCGGCCCAGCTCAAGCCGGGCGTGACCGAGCGCGAGGCCGCCCGGATGCAGCGGGAGTGGCTGTACGAGCGGGGGGTGCGGGACTGGTTCCACCGGCCGTTCGCCTGGTTCGGGGACCGCACCGCCTTCGTGGACTTCAAGATTCCGCTGCAGTTCTTCCCGACGAACCGGCGTCTGGAGGCGGGGATGCCGTTCATCCTCGACATGGCACCGGTCTACAAGGGCTACACGGCCGACATCGGCTACAGCGGCTGCCTGGGCCTCAACCCCCTGCACGACAAGCTGCTCGCCGACCTGGAGGCGCACCGCGAGCTGATCCTGCGCGAGGTCCGCGAGCGCCGCACCCTGCGCGAGATATACGAGGACGTGGACCGGCTCATGGTCCGCCAGGGGTACGCGAACCGGCACCGGGCCTATCCCTTCGGCGTCATCGCCCACAAGATCGACCGGGTGAAGGAGCGCCGCTGGTCGCCGACGCTCTTCGGCTTCGGCACCCAGTCGCTCAAGGGCCTCGCGAGCGACGCCGTGCACGGCCACCGGGACGGCTGGTCGCCGCTCTGGTCGCCGTACAAGTTCTCCGACCACCCGCCCAAGCCGGGGCTGTGGGCGGTCGAACCGCACCTCGGATTCCGGGGGACGGGCGCGAAGTTCGAGGAGATCCTGGTCGTCACCGACTCCCGGGACCCCGAGCAGAGCGCTTTCTGGCTGGACGACGATCTGCCGCACGTGCGGCGCTGGAACGAAGGGGCGGTCTGA
- a CDS encoding ABC transporter ATP-binding protein, producing MIATESLSKRFPRVTALDRLSLDIGPGVTGLVGANGAGKSTMIKILLGLSPATEGSAQVLGLDVRTHGPEIRERVGYMPEHDCLPPDVSATEFVVHMARMSGLPATAARERTADTLRHVGLYEERYRPIGGYSTGMKQRVKLAQALVHDPKLVLLDEPTNGLDPVGRDEMLGLIRRVWTDFGISVLVTSHLLGELERTCDHVVVIDGGRLLRSSSTSDFTRTTTTLAVEVTDSDAHPDGTRALRDALAAAGVTIHPGVEDGLPGAGHILLLETAGEETYDLVRDTVAGLGLGLVRMEQRRHHIAEVFKATDQEEVAAR from the coding sequence GTGATCGCCACCGAAAGCCTCAGCAAGCGGTTCCCCCGGGTGACCGCTCTCGACCGGCTCTCCCTGGACATCGGGCCCGGTGTGACCGGACTGGTGGGTGCCAACGGAGCCGGCAAGTCCACGATGATCAAAATCCTGCTCGGGCTCTCCCCCGCCACGGAGGGCAGCGCCCAGGTCCTGGGCCTCGACGTCCGGACCCACGGCCCGGAGATCCGCGAGCGCGTCGGATACATGCCCGAGCACGACTGCCTCCCGCCCGACGTCTCGGCCACCGAGTTCGTCGTCCACATGGCGCGGATGTCCGGGCTGCCCGCGACCGCCGCCCGCGAGCGGACCGCCGACACCCTGCGCCACGTCGGCCTGTACGAGGAGCGCTACCGCCCGATCGGCGGCTACTCGACGGGCATGAAGCAGCGGGTGAAGCTGGCCCAGGCGCTGGTCCACGACCCGAAGCTGGTCCTCCTCGACGAGCCGACCAACGGCCTCGACCCGGTCGGCCGGGACGAGATGCTCGGACTGATCCGCCGGGTCTGGACCGACTTCGGCATCTCCGTCCTCGTCACCTCGCACCTCCTGGGCGAGCTGGAGCGCACCTGCGACCACGTCGTCGTCATCGACGGCGGCCGGCTGCTCCGCTCCAGCTCCACCAGCGACTTCACCCGGACCACCACGACCCTCGCCGTCGAGGTCACCGACTCCGACGCGCACCCCGACGGCACGCGTGCGCTCCGCGACGCGCTGGCCGCCGCCGGTGTGACGATCCACCCGGGCGTGGAGGACGGCCTGCCGGGCGCCGGCCACATCCTGCTCCTGGAGACGGCCGGCGAGGAGACGTACGACCTGGTGCGGGACACCGTCGCCGGTCTCGGCCTCGGTCTCGTCCGCATGGAACAGCGCCGTCACCACATCGCCGAGGTCTTCAAGGCGACGGACCAGGAGGAGGTGGCGGCTCGATGA
- a CDS encoding ABC transporter permease: MSTQTPDTTQIHNIGYRSYDGPRLGRAYARRSLFSQSLRGAYGLGRSAKSKVLPMLLFAVMCVPALIIVAISVYTKADKLFMEYTQYAIYLQLVIAVFLASQAPQSVSRDLRFRTVPLYFSRPIERVDYVLAKFGAMASALFVLTAAPLLILWIGSMLAKMDFAEQAKLFGQGIVSVAILSVLFGGIGLVMAALTPRRGFGVAAVIAVLTISYGAVSTLQGISYATENTGSIVWLGLFSPLTLVIGLQNAFLGAPASFPGEMHVGAGVGVVYLLVVLGLVAACYGILMRRYRKVGL, from the coding sequence ATGAGCACCCAGACCCCCGACACCACCCAGATCCACAACATCGGCTACCGGTCCTACGACGGCCCGCGCCTCGGCCGGGCGTACGCGCGCAGGTCGCTGTTCTCGCAGTCGCTGCGCGGCGCGTACGGCCTGGGCCGCAGCGCCAAGTCCAAGGTGCTGCCGATGCTGCTCTTCGCGGTGATGTGCGTCCCGGCGCTCATCATCGTCGCCATCTCGGTGTACACCAAGGCCGACAAGCTGTTCATGGAGTACACCCAGTACGCGATCTACCTCCAGCTCGTCATCGCCGTCTTCCTGGCCTCCCAGGCCCCGCAGTCGGTCTCCCGCGACCTGAGGTTCCGGACGGTCCCGCTGTACTTCTCGCGGCCGATCGAGCGCGTGGACTACGTGCTCGCCAAGTTCGGCGCGATGGCCTCGGCGCTGTTCGTCCTCACCGCCGCCCCGCTGCTGATCCTGTGGATCGGCTCGATGCTGGCCAAGATGGACTTCGCCGAGCAGGCCAAGCTGTTCGGCCAGGGCATCGTCTCCGTCGCGATCCTGTCGGTGCTCTTCGGCGGCATCGGCCTGGTCATGGCCGCGCTCACCCCGCGCCGCGGCTTCGGAGTCGCCGCCGTGATCGCCGTCCTCACCATCTCGTACGGAGCGGTCTCCACCCTCCAGGGCATCTCCTACGCCACCGAGAACACCGGCTCCATCGTCTGGCTCGGCCTGTTCTCCCCCCTCACCCTCGTCATCGGCCTGCAGAACGCCTTCCTCGGCGCTCCCGCCTCCTTCCCCGGCGAGATGCACGTCGGGGCCGGGGTGGGCGTGGTCTACCTGCTGGTCGTCCTCGGCCTCGTAGCCGCCTGCTACGGCATCCTGATGCGCCGCTACCGAAAGGTCGGACTGTGA
- a CDS encoding ABC transporter ATP-binding protein — MSTLHIDHVSRWFGNVVAVNDVTMSISPGVTGLLGPNGAGKSTLINMMGGFLDPSTGSVTLDGQPVWRNESVYRSIGVVPEREAMYDFLTGREFVVANAELQGLGAAEAQRALATVEMEYAQDRKISTYSKGMRQRVKMASALVHEPSVLLLDEPFNGMDPRQRMQLMELLRRMGADGRTVLFSSHILEEVEQLASHIEVIVAGRHAASGDFRRIRRLMTDRPHRYVIRSSDDRALAAALIADPSTAGIEVDAVDGGLRIQAVDFGRFTELLPKVARERGIRLLTVSPSDESLESVFSYLVAA, encoded by the coding sequence GTGAGCACCTTGCACATCGACCACGTCTCCCGCTGGTTCGGAAACGTCGTAGCGGTCAACGACGTCACGATGTCGATCAGCCCCGGCGTCACCGGTCTCCTCGGCCCCAACGGCGCCGGAAAGTCCACCCTCATCAACATGATGGGCGGCTTCCTCGACCCCTCCACCGGCAGCGTGACCCTCGACGGCCAGCCCGTCTGGCGCAACGAGTCGGTCTACCGCTCCATCGGCGTCGTCCCCGAGCGGGAGGCGATGTACGACTTCCTCACCGGCCGCGAGTTCGTCGTGGCCAACGCCGAGCTCCAGGGCCTCGGCGCGGCGGAGGCCCAGCGGGCGCTCGCGACCGTCGAGATGGAGTACGCGCAGGACCGGAAGATCTCCACGTACAGCAAGGGCATGCGGCAGCGCGTGAAGATGGCCTCGGCCCTCGTCCACGAGCCGTCCGTGCTGCTGCTCGACGAGCCGTTCAACGGCATGGACCCGCGCCAGCGCATGCAGCTCATGGAGCTGCTGCGGCGGATGGGCGCGGACGGGCGCACGGTCCTCTTCTCCTCGCACATCCTGGAGGAGGTCGAGCAGCTCGCCTCCCACATCGAGGTGATCGTGGCCGGACGGCACGCCGCCTCCGGCGACTTCCGGCGGATCCGCCGCCTGATGACCGACCGGCCGCACCGCTATGTGATCCGCTCCAGCGACGACCGGGCGCTCGCCGCCGCGCTGATCGCCGATCCGTCCACGGCCGGCATCGAGGTCGACGCGGTGGACGGCGGACTGCGGATCCAGGCCGTCGACTTCGGACGGTTCACCGAGCTGCTGCCGAAGGTCGCGCGGGAGCGGGGCATCCGTCTCCTCACGGTCTCGCCCTCGGACGAGTCCCTCGAATCCGTCTTCTCGTATCTCGTCGCGGCCTGA
- a CDS encoding ABC transporter permease: MYDPTVARLTYRALLGRRRAAILFLLPALLVLIAAAVRVLNGADDQVAADLLGGFALATMVPLIGVIAGTGAIGPEIDDGSIVYLLSKPVKRSTIITTKLIVAIAVTMVFSAVPTLIAGFILNGNGQQVAVAYTVAALVASIAYSALFLLLGTVSRHAVVIGLVYALVWEALFGSLIAGARTLSVQQWALALAEKVTGDGLVTSEVGLPTAVTLLVAVTVAATWFAAQKLSRLTLAGEE, encoded by the coding sequence ATGTACGACCCCACTGTCGCCCGGCTCACCTACCGGGCCCTCCTCGGCCGCCGGCGGGCGGCGATCCTCTTCCTGCTGCCCGCCCTGCTCGTGCTCATCGCCGCGGCCGTCCGCGTGCTCAACGGTGCGGACGACCAGGTCGCGGCCGATCTCCTCGGCGGCTTCGCGCTCGCCACGATGGTCCCGCTGATCGGTGTCATCGCCGGCACGGGCGCGATCGGCCCGGAGATCGACGACGGCTCCATCGTCTATCTGCTCTCCAAGCCGGTGAAGCGGTCGACGATCATCACGACCAAGCTGATCGTGGCCATCGCCGTCACCATGGTCTTCTCGGCCGTCCCGACGCTGATCGCCGGCTTCATCCTCAACGGCAACGGCCAGCAGGTGGCCGTCGCCTACACGGTGGCCGCGCTCGTCGCCTCCATCGCCTACAGCGCCCTGTTCCTGCTGCTCGGCACCGTCAGCCGGCACGCCGTGGTGATCGGCCTGGTCTACGCCCTGGTGTGGGAGGCCCTCTTCGGCTCCCTGATCGCCGGCGCCCGGACCCTGAGCGTCCAGCAGTGGGCGCTGGCCCTGGCGGAGAAGGTCACCGGCGACGGCCTGGTCACCTCCGAGGTCGGGCTGCCGACCGCGGTGACGCTCCTGGTGGCGGTCACGGTCGCGGCGACCTGGTTCGCCGCCCAGAAGCTGAGCAGACTGACCCTGGCCGGCGAGGAGTAG
- a CDS encoding CynX/NimT family MFS transporter produces the protein MRTEEENRVLVDAEAGVRPSAEGAAARRALLAHPAVLLVGIVLASLNMRVALASVAPLVGEISAAFGLSATASSLVTSVPVLFLGLGALVAPWLVRRFGAERVLFAALLLLGIGILARVLPSVYALYAGGVLVGTAIALLNVLMPGLIKRDFPDRAASMTSVYTGAMVAGATVAAAVAVPLENALGGGWEASLGFWSLLAAVAALAWLPQVLIARGRTGHEVRAVPAGGARPVSVWRSPLAWQVTLFMGLQSLWSYVLIAWMPTIFTDHGMSRSTAGMVFAFNNLIQVAGAFAVPLLSGRMRSQRPLIVLVTTLVAAGYAGLMVAPVEGAWLWSAVLGVGQGGALGLALTLIVLRSGDAVTAARLSGMAQTVGYLMAAAGPLAAGALHQATGSWTLPICGVLGVCATALAVGLLAARARTV, from the coding sequence ATGAGGACCGAGGAGGAGAACCGCGTACTCGTCGACGCCGAGGCCGGGGTACGGCCCTCGGCCGAGGGGGCGGCGGCCCGGCGCGCCCTGCTCGCGCACCCGGCGGTGCTCCTCGTCGGCATCGTCCTCGCCTCGCTCAACATGCGGGTCGCGCTCGCGAGCGTGGCGCCGCTGGTCGGCGAGATATCCGCCGCCTTCGGCCTCTCGGCGACCGCGAGTTCGCTCGTCACCTCGGTGCCGGTGCTGTTCCTCGGCCTGGGCGCCCTGGTGGCGCCCTGGCTCGTCCGCCGCTTCGGCGCCGAGCGCGTGCTGTTCGCGGCGCTCCTGCTGCTCGGAATCGGCATCCTCGCGCGCGTACTGCCCTCCGTGTACGCGCTGTACGCCGGCGGGGTCCTCGTCGGCACCGCGATCGCCCTGCTCAACGTGCTGATGCCGGGCCTGATCAAGCGTGACTTCCCGGACCGGGCCGCGTCGATGACCTCGGTCTACACGGGCGCGATGGTCGCCGGCGCGACGGTCGCCGCGGCGGTCGCGGTCCCCCTGGAGAACGCCCTGGGCGGCGGCTGGGAGGCCTCCCTCGGCTTCTGGTCGCTGCTCGCCGCGGTCGCGGCCCTCGCCTGGCTCCCCCAGGTGCTGATCGCCCGTGGTCGTACGGGACACGAGGTACGGGCCGTCCCGGCCGGCGGCGCCCGCCCGGTGAGCGTCTGGCGCTCGCCGCTCGCCTGGCAGGTCACCCTCTTCATGGGCCTGCAGTCGCTCTGGTCGTACGTGCTGATCGCCTGGATGCCGACGATCTTCACCGACCACGGGATGAGCCGCTCCACGGCCGGCATGGTCTTCGCCTTCAACAACCTGATCCAGGTCGCCGGTGCCTTCGCCGTGCCGCTGCTCAGCGGCCGGATGCGCAGCCAGCGCCCGCTGATCGTGCTGGTCACGACGCTCGTCGCGGCCGGCTACGCCGGTCTGATGGTGGCCCCCGTGGAGGGCGCCTGGCTCTGGTCGGCGGTCCTCGGCGTCGGCCAGGGAGGCGCCCTCGGCCTCGCCCTGACCCTGATCGTGCTGCGCTCCGGGGACGCGGTGACGGCGGCCCGGCTGTCCGGGATGGCCCAGACGGTCGGCTATCTGATGGCCGCCGCGGGGCCGCTGGCGGCCGGCGCCCTCCACCAGGCCACCGGCTCCTGGACCCTGCCGATCTGCGGCGTCCTCGGCGTCTGCGCGACGGCCCTCGCCGTCGGGCTCCTCGCGGCCCGGGCCCGGACGGTCTGA
- a CDS encoding FadR/GntR family transcriptional regulator yields MALKAAGRTSLVDSVVEQLRTQLTEGEWAVGDRIPTEHELAQQLGVGRNTVREAVRVLVHAGLLESRQGNGTFVRSTADPAAVLHGVRHAGAADVLELRVALEAEAARLAAARRDTHDLLRLRAALTTLREEGDRDADADLAFHLAVVGATHNTAFVEVYRFFSTQVHEVLVEALGDREMPPVDIDAHEALVAAVEAGDPEAAERQARELLRVPMETVAALTEQNR; encoded by the coding sequence ATGGCACTCAAGGCGGCGGGGCGGACCTCGCTGGTGGACTCCGTGGTGGAACAGCTGCGCACGCAGCTCACCGAAGGGGAGTGGGCGGTCGGCGACCGCATCCCGACCGAGCACGAGCTCGCGCAGCAGCTCGGCGTGGGCCGGAACACCGTCCGCGAGGCGGTCCGGGTCCTCGTCCACGCCGGCCTCCTGGAGTCCCGTCAGGGCAACGGCACCTTCGTCCGGTCGACCGCCGACCCGGCCGCCGTGCTCCACGGCGTCCGGCACGCGGGCGCGGCCGACGTCCTCGAACTGCGGGTCGCCCTGGAGGCGGAGGCCGCCCGGCTCGCGGCCGCCCGGCGCGACACCCACGACCTGCTGCGGCTGCGGGCCGCCCTGACCACCCTGCGGGAGGAGGGCGACCGGGACGCGGACGCGGACCTCGCCTTCCACCTCGCCGTCGTCGGCGCCACCCACAACACCGCCTTCGTCGAGGTGTACCGCTTCTTCTCCACGCAGGTGCACGAGGTCCTGGTGGAGGCCCTCGGCGACCGGGAGATGCCCCCGGTCGACATCGACGCCCACGAGGCCCTGGTTGCGGCCGTCGAGGCCGGCGACCCGGAGGCCGCGGAGCGGCAGGCCCGCGAACTGCTGCGGGTCCCCATGGAGACGGTCGCGGCGCTGACGGAGCAGAACCGATGA
- the lpdA gene encoding dihydrolipoyl dehydrogenase produces MSDRFDVVVLGAGPGGYVAAIRAAQLGKRVAVVEEKYWGGVCLNVGCIPTKALLRNAELAHIFNHEAKTFGIKVDGTVSFDYGEAFRRSRSVADGRVKGVHFLMKKNGITEFNGRGTFLDANTLQVAKADGTSETITFDNCIIATGASPRLLPGTALSDRVVSYEQQILAEDAPKSIVIAGAGAIGIEFAYVLNNYGTKVTIVEFLDRVAPLEDEEVSKELAKQYRKLGIDVLTSTRVEAIDESGPQVRVTVTGKDGVQKVLEADKVLQAIGFAPNVSGYGLENTGVALTERGAIDVDGRCRTSVPHIYAIGDVTAKLMLAHTAEAMGVIAAETIGDAETMELDYPMIPRATYCQPQIASFGWTEAQAREKGYDVKVAKFPFVANGKAHGLGDATGFVKIVADAKYGEIIGAHLIGPDVTELLPELTLAQQWDLTVHEVARNVHAHPTLGEAVKEAIHGIAGHMINF; encoded by the coding sequence ATGTCAGACCGCTTCGACGTCGTCGTACTCGGAGCTGGCCCCGGCGGCTACGTCGCCGCCATCCGCGCCGCCCAGCTGGGCAAGCGGGTCGCGGTCGTCGAGGAGAAGTACTGGGGCGGTGTCTGCCTGAACGTCGGCTGCATCCCCACCAAGGCGCTGCTGCGCAACGCCGAGCTCGCCCACATCTTCAACCACGAGGCGAAGACCTTCGGCATCAAGGTCGACGGCACCGTCTCCTTCGACTACGGCGAGGCCTTCCGCCGCAGCCGCTCGGTCGCGGACGGCCGCGTCAAGGGCGTCCACTTCCTCATGAAGAAGAACGGGATCACCGAGTTCAACGGCCGGGGCACCTTCCTCGACGCGAACACCCTCCAGGTGGCCAAGGCCGACGGCACGTCGGAGACGATCACCTTCGACAACTGCATCATCGCGACCGGTGCCTCCCCGCGCCTGCTCCCGGGCACGGCCCTCAGCGACCGCGTCGTCTCGTACGAGCAGCAGATCCTCGCCGAGGACGCCCCGAAGTCGATCGTCATCGCCGGCGCCGGCGCCATCGGCATCGAGTTCGCGTACGTGCTGAACAACTACGGCACCAAGGTCACGATCGTCGAGTTCCTCGACCGGGTCGCCCCGCTGGAGGACGAGGAGGTGTCGAAGGAGCTGGCGAAGCAGTACCGCAAGCTCGGCATCGACGTCCTGACCTCCACGCGCGTCGAGGCCATCGACGAGTCCGGCCCGCAGGTCCGCGTCACCGTCACCGGCAAGGACGGCGTCCAGAAGGTCCTGGAGGCCGACAAGGTCCTCCAGGCCATCGGCTTCGCCCCGAACGTCTCCGGCTACGGCCTGGAGAACACCGGCGTCGCCCTGACCGAGCGCGGCGCGATCGACGTCGACGGCCGCTGCCGCACCTCCGTGCCGCACATCTACGCCATCGGTGACGTCACCGCGAAGCTGATGCTCGCGCACACCGCCGAGGCCATGGGCGTCATCGCGGCCGAGACCATCGGGGACGCCGAGACGATGGAGCTCGACTACCCGATGATCCCCCGCGCGACCTACTGCCAGCCGCAGATCGCCAGCTTCGGCTGGACCGAGGCGCAGGCCCGCGAGAAGGGCTACGACGTCAAGGTCGCCAAGTTCCCGTTCGTCGCGAACGGCAAGGCGCACGGCCTCGGCGACGCCACCGGTTTCGTCAAGATCGTCGCCGACGCGAAGTACGGCGAGATCATCGGCGCCCACCTGATCGGCCCCGACGTCACCGAGCTGCTGCCCGAGCTGACGCTGGCCCAGCAGTGGGACCTCACGGTCCACGAGGTCGCCCGGAACGTGCACGCGCACCCGACCCTGGGCGAGGCCGTGAAGGAAGCGATCCACGGTATTGCGGGACACATGATCAATTTCTGA
- a CDS encoding rhomboid-like protein — MRSWVCSSPGTHVWLAVIAITSLVIALVPHGLETYLLHRNSSNLHQLAHHPMRALLGSAFWIENPADLLLYAVLFEVFHAPVERWLGTPKWLFTVATAHIAATLISQQVVLVAIRLHDVPRSMAHVVDIGVSYGLAASAGILTYRLPNPWRWLYLPAVLAFFLVPLATDRTYTDLGHAISLAIGLACYPLTRGKPVAPERAPGAH, encoded by the coding sequence ATCAGGTCGTGGGTGTGTTCGTCACCCGGTACGCATGTGTGGCTGGCGGTCATCGCGATCACCAGCCTCGTCATCGCGCTCGTCCCCCACGGCCTGGAGACCTATCTCCTCCACCGCAACAGCAGCAATCTCCACCAGCTCGCCCACCACCCCATGCGGGCCCTGCTCGGCAGCGCGTTCTGGATCGAGAACCCGGCCGACCTCCTCCTGTACGCGGTGCTCTTCGAGGTCTTCCACGCCCCCGTGGAACGCTGGCTCGGCACCCCGAAATGGCTCTTCACCGTCGCCACCGCCCACATCGCGGCCACGCTCATCAGCCAGCAGGTGGTCCTCGTGGCGATCCGGCTCCACGACGTGCCGCGCAGCATGGCCCATGTCGTCGACATCGGGGTCAGCTACGGCCTCGCCGCCTCCGCCGGGATCCTGACCTACCGGCTCCCGAACCCCTGGCGCTGGCTCTACCTCCCCGCGGTCCTGGCGTTCTTCCTCGTCCCGCTCGCCACCGACCGCACCTACACCGACCTCGGCCACGCGATCTCGCTGGCGATCGGTCTGGCCTGCTACCCGCTGACGCGCGGAAAACCGGTCGCCCCCGAACGGGCGCCCGGCGCACACTAG
- a CDS encoding HAD family hydrolase, translated as MSPFPYRLVATDLDGTLLRADESVSDRTRDALAAVTAAGAAHIVVTGRAVPWTRHILDDLGYQGIAVCGQGAQVYHAGEHRLLTSLTLDRQLAGLALSKIEAEVGPLALAASRDGLDGEVLMGPGYKAHEGPLPYVAYEDPAELWSAPLTKLYVQHPTLSDDELTRVARETVGGLVDVVMAGPGIVEILPLGLSKATGLSLAARRLGVKAAETIAFGDMPNDIPMFGWAAHGVAMGNAHEELRAVADEVTASNEEDGIAVVLERLLAG; from the coding sequence GTGAGCCCCTTCCCCTACCGCCTGGTCGCGACGGACCTCGACGGCACGCTGCTGCGGGCCGACGAGTCCGTCTCGGACCGCACGCGGGACGCGCTCGCCGCCGTGACGGCGGCGGGTGCCGCGCACATCGTGGTCACCGGCCGGGCGGTGCCCTGGACCCGGCACATCCTCGACGACCTCGGCTACCAGGGGATCGCGGTGTGCGGGCAGGGCGCGCAGGTCTACCACGCCGGTGAGCACCGGCTGCTGACCTCGCTGACCCTGGACCGGCAGCTCGCGGGGCTCGCCCTCTCCAAGATCGAGGCGGAGGTGGGCCCGCTGGCGCTGGCCGCCAGCCGCGACGGTCTGGACGGCGAGGTCCTGATGGGTCCGGGCTACAAGGCCCACGAAGGGCCCCTGCCGTACGTGGCGTACGAGGACCCGGCGGAGCTGTGGTCGGCGCCGCTGACCAAGCTGTACGTCCAGCACCCGACGCTGAGCGACGACGAGCTGACCCGGGTCGCGCGGGAGACGGTCGGCGGACTCGTGGACGTCGTCATGGCGGGCCCGGGCATCGTGGAGATCCTTCCGCTCGGTCTGAGCAAGGCGACCGGTCTGTCGCTCGCGGCGCGCCGGCTCGGCGTGAAGGCCGCGGAGACGATCGCCTTCGGCGACATGCCCAACGACATCCCGATGTTCGGCTGGGCGGCGCACGGCGTGGCCATGGGCAACGCGCACGAGGAGCTGCGGGCGGTGGCGGACGAGGTGACGGCCTCGAACGAGGAGGACGGCATCGCGGTCGTCCTGGAGCGCCTGCTGGCAGGCTGA
- the serS gene encoding serine--tRNA ligase → MIDLRLLREDPDRVRASQRARGEDVALVDALLSADERRRSSGVRFDELRSEQRALGKLIPKASPEERAELLQKAEQLKTDVKAAEAEQNEANETARALLLQLGNIVHTDVPVGGEEDFVVLETHGTIRDFAAEGFEPKDHLELGEALGAIDVERGAKVSGSRFYYLTGVGALLELALVNAAIAQATEAGFIPMLTPALVRPRAMEGTGFLGQAAENVYHLEKDDYYLVGTSEVPLAAYHMDEIIEADKLPLRYAGFSPCFRREAGTYGKDTRGIFRVHQFDKVEMFSYVAPEDAENEHKRLLDWEKQWLTSLELPFQVIDVATGDLGASASRKFDCEAWIPTQGKYRELTSASNCDSFQARRLSVRMRDEQGGKKTVQPLATLNGTLCAVPRTIVAILENHQLADGSVRVPEILRPYLGGREVLEPIAK, encoded by the coding sequence GTGATTGACCTTCGCCTGCTCCGTGAGGACCCCGACCGTGTTCGCGCCTCCCAGCGCGCCCGTGGAGAGGACGTCGCGCTCGTCGACGCCCTGCTCTCCGCCGATGAGCGGCGCAGGTCGTCCGGCGTCCGCTTCGACGAGCTCCGATCCGAGCAGAGGGCGCTCGGCAAGCTGATCCCCAAGGCCTCCCCCGAGGAGCGCGCCGAGCTCCTGCAGAAGGCCGAGCAGCTCAAGACCGACGTCAAGGCCGCCGAGGCCGAGCAGAACGAGGCTAACGAGACGGCCCGCGCGCTGCTGCTCCAGCTCGGGAACATCGTCCACACGGACGTCCCGGTCGGCGGCGAGGAGGACTTCGTCGTCCTGGAGACGCACGGCACCATCCGCGACTTCGCGGCCGAGGGCTTCGAGCCCAAGGACCATCTGGAGCTGGGCGAGGCCCTCGGCGCCATCGACGTCGAGCGGGGCGCCAAGGTCTCCGGCTCGCGCTTCTACTACCTGACCGGTGTCGGCGCGCTCCTTGAGCTCGCCCTGGTCAACGCCGCGATCGCCCAGGCCACCGAGGCCGGCTTCATCCCGATGCTGACCCCGGCGCTGGTCCGTCCGCGCGCCATGGAGGGCACCGGCTTCCTCGGCCAGGCCGCGGAGAACGTGTACCACCTGGAGAAGGACGACTACTACCTCGTCGGCACGTCCGAGGTGCCCCTCGCCGCGTACCACATGGACGAGATCATCGAGGCCGACAAGCTGCCGCTGCGGTACGCGGGCTTCTCGCCCTGCTTCCGCCGCGAGGCCGGCACGTACGGCAAGGACACCCGGGGCATCTTCCGCGTCCACCAGTTCGACAAGGTCGAGATGTTCTCGTACGTCGCGCCCGAGGACGCGGAGAACGAGCACAAGCGGCTCCTGGACTGGGAGAAGCAGTGGCTGACCTCCCTGGAGCTGCCGTTCCAGGTCATCGACGTCGCCACCGGTGACCTCGGCGCCTCCGCCTCCCGCAAGTTCGACTGCGAGGCGTGGATCCCGACGCAGGGCAAGTACCGCGAGCTGACCTCCGCGTCGAACTGCGACAGCTTCCAGGCCCGTCGGCTCTCCGTCCGCATGCGCGACGAGCAGGGCGGCAAGAAGACGGTGCAGCCGCTGGCCACCCTGAACGGCACGCTGTGCGCCGTCCCGCGCACGATCGTGGCGATCCTCGAGAACCACCAGCTGGCCGACGGTTCGGTGCGCGTGCCCGAGATCCTCCGCCCGTACCTCGGCGGCCGTGAGGTCCTGGAGCCGATCGCCAAGTGA